The genomic stretch CATCCGTTCGTACCAGGCCTGGAACTGAGCAGGCAGACGCTTTTTCCATTCCGGTACATTGGTGTAATAACGGGCTCGCGTATGGCCCTCTTTATCAGGCACCAACATCAGCACCCAGAAACGGTTACTGGCCGCACGCATCAGAATGGCCGCGTTCACATTGCCCAGTCCGCGCACCCACATCTCGATGATCTCTGCATCAGGCACATCAACCGCCGGGTCGCCGACGGTCATGGTACTCGTACGGTCCACCAGCTTCTGATAATCACCCTTGAGCAGTTTATGCAACGCCTGATCCTCTTGCTGCGTACGAGCAAGTCCAAGGCTGAGCAAGTTGTAATTCATCGAAAGTGGTTTATCAGACGCCACATAACGACCTGAGTAGAAGACGCCCATACCTCCACCGCAATCACCGTCGCCACCATTCTGTGTGACGTCCAGGACACCATTGATCGCTCGAAAAACAAGCGTGCAACTACCCTCTTCGAAACGGGCTTCACCACCATTCAACACAGCAATACCTTCCAGATCACCAGAGTTGGCGCCCTCCTGTGCTGAAACCCCAAAGCGGATGTGTGTGGCGTCCTGACGCTTGATGATCACTTCAGATGCCGAGTTCACCCCGTGAGGAATCAACTGCCATGTGGCATCCCAGGTGAACGCTCTGGTCGCATGTTCCAGCTCACTCAGGCGCATCAGATATTGACGACGCATGCAGGCCGGTTCGGCGCCACAAAGGCTGCGGTTCTTCAACCATGCTCTTTGATCAGCCTTGAGCGTTTGCGGATCTGCAACCTGCACCACCGCTGTCCTCCAGACCTCCCCAAGCTTCTCATCAAGTCTCGACGTATACGGATCAGCGCAAATGGCTTTTTCAACCGGGCTGGAAGCGCCAGCGCAGTCAAAACTGGCAGCGTGAGTGTTGGCAGCAAAAACGAGAGACGTCAGCAGCAAGGCGTGACGGAGATTGAAAGCGAGCATCGACAGATTCCATTCCTGAGGCGGCGGCAGTATGCCGCGCCCGGGCTATCGATGCTCTGGATTTTTCACCGGTTGCAGGCAGACAACCGGGGGCTTCGGCAAAAGAGCATCAGAACGCGATGTCAGCCGCCGGCTTCACATCGATCCGTGCCACGGAACCGGTCAGGTGCGCCCAGTCCTTGTTGTGCTCGGCGATGATGTCTTCGGCGCTCATGTTGCCGTTGTCGACGGTGGAATGTGCGTCGGCCGCCAGTTCCACGTCATAGCCCAGTTGATGGGCCTGGCGCACGGTGGCGTTGACGCAGTAATCGGTTTGCAGACCGCAGATCACCAGGCGGTCGAAGTCTTCCCGGGGGATCAGTTTCTGCAGGTTGGTCTGGTAGAACGAGTCATTGGCGGTCTTGTCGACGCGCAGATCGCCCGGCGCGGTGGCCAGGCCGTCAGCCAGTTGCCAGCCCTCGGTGCCGTGGACGAACGGACTGTCCTTTTCGTTATGCTGGATCAGTACAACTGTAACCCCAGCCTTGCGCGCGCGGGCACTGAGGCCGTTGATGGTGTCGATCACCCGTTTGATGTCGTGGCACTCGTATTCGCCTGTGCACAGGGCGCGCTGGACATCAATGATCAGCAATGCGGTGGTCATGGTGAGCCTTCCTTGATCGGTCCTTGAGACAGGGGCGGACGTGTGCCCGCCCCCTTTTTACCCTTCTCAGTAACCCAATGACAACCCGGTGTTGCGCCGTGGATCGTTGGCGCCGTAGAAGCGGTTCTTGCCGACCGGTTTACCGCCCAGCGACGGCGCGCCGACCAGAATGGCAGCGATGTGGTTGGCGTCCTGCGGACCCGCGAACTTATGGCCCCAGCTCTCGAGAATTTTCTTCGTGTCGGGGCTGGCGGCGAAGTCTTCGAGGTTGGTCTGTTCCGGCATCCACTGCTGGTGGAAACGCGGCGCATCGACCGCTTCCTGCAGGCCCATGCCGTAGTCGATGACATTGAGCATGGTCAGCAAGGTTGCCGTGATGATGCGACTACCACCCGGCGTGCCCACCACCATCACCACCTTGCCGTCCTTGGTCACGATGGTCGGGCTCATCGACGACAGCGGCGCCTTGCCGGGCGCGATGGCGTTGGCTTCGCCCTGCACCAGGCCATACATGTTCGGCACGCCGACTTTCGAGGTGAAGTCGTCCATTTCATCGTTGAGGATCACCCCGGTCTTGCTCGCCATCACGCCTGCGCCGAACCAGTCGTTGAGGGTGTAGGTGACAGACACCGCGTTGCCCCATTTGTCGACGATCGAGTAGTGCGTGGTGTTGCTGCCTTCGTGCGGCGCAACGCCGGGTTTGAGTTCCGCAGACACGCCGGCCTTCTGCGGCTGGATCGCGTTGCGCAGCTTGGTCGCGTAGTTCTTGTCCAGCAGATGTTCGATCGGGTTCTTCACGAAATCCGGGTCGCCCAGATAGCTGTTGCGATCCACATACGCGTGGCGCATCGCCTCGATCTGGTAGTGCATGCCTTGGGCCGAATGGAAGCCCAGATCTTTCATCGGGTAGCCTTCGAGGATGTTCATGATCTGGCAGATCACCACCCCGCCGGAGCTTGGCGGCGGTGCCGACACGACGTGATAACCGCGATAGTCGCACTCCACCGGAGCCAGCTCGCGGGTCTTGTATTTGTCGAGGTCGGCCTGGGTGATGATGCCCTTGTTGGCCTGGCTGGAAGTGACGATCGCGTCGGCGACCCAGCCTTTATAGAAACCGTCCGCACCTTTTTCGGAAATGGTGCGCAGGGTTTTACCGAGGTCCTTCTGCACCAGTTTCTGCCCGACCTGCATCGGCTCACCGTTGCTCAGAAAGATCGCGCCGGAGTCTTTGATGTCCTTCTTGAACACGTCGGTGGCGTAATCCAGCAGATCGACGTCGCCCTGTTCCAGTTCGAAACCTTCTTCCGCCAGTTTGATCGCCGGGGCGATCATGTCCTTGCGCGGCTTGGTGCCGTACTTGCTCAGCGCCAGCTCCATGCCGGACACGGTGCCAGGAACGCCAACGGCCAGGTGACCACGGGTACTCAGATCAGGAATGACGTTGCCCTGCTTGTCGAGGTACATGTCGGCCGTTGCGGCCAATGGGGCTTTCTCCCGGAAGTCGAGGAAGGTCTTGCGTCCGTCCGCCAGTTGAATGGTCATGAAACCACCACCACCGAGGTTGCCCGCTGCCGGGTAAACCACCGCCAGTGCGTAGCCTACGGCGACCGCCGCATCCACCGCATTGCCGCCACTTTTCAGTACATCGACACCCACATGGGTCGCCAGATGCTGGGCGGTGACCACCATGCCGTTTTCGGCGGCAACCGGTGCCACGGAGGCGGCGTGGGCCATGAGGCAACTGAGCGCCAATGAGGTCGCAATCAGCGATTTGGCAAAAGGTTCGTACTTCATGAGTCGGTCTCTTCTTTTTATAAGGTAGGAAAGCGCTTCAAGAGCATCAGCCAGTATGGTCGCGATTGCGGTTTGCGCCTCCCCGATCCGGCAGTATGCTGGGCGCTGTTGCCGAGCCGATCCGGAGTTTTCCCCATGGCCTACACGTTCATCACCCTGCCCTCGCCCGTTGGCGAGTTGAAGCTGGTCGCGAACGGTTCACGACTGGCCGCCATCCTCTGGGAAAACGACAAACCGAATCGGGTGCGCCTCGGGCCGATGAACGAAGCCCCGGACAATCCGGTGTTGATGAAAACCGCGCAGCAACTGGAAGAATATTTTGCCGGGACGCGAAGTGCGTTCGATCTGGATCTGGATTTCGCCGGCACCGAGTTCCAGAAAAAGGTCTGGGCCGCATTGCTCACCATTCCGTTTGGCGAAACCCGCACCTACAGCCAGATTGCCCGGCAGATCGGTCACCCCAGCGCAGTGCGCGCCGTCGGCGCGGCGAACGGCAGAAACCCGATTTCGATCATCGCGCCCTGTCATCGGGTGATCGGAGCGTCGGGAAAACTGACCGGGTTTGCCGGAGGCCTTGAAGCCAAGGAGCGGTTGCTGACACTGGAAGGTGGCCAGTGGTCGGACATCGGCAAGACCGGTGATCTGTTTTAAGCGCCGAAGAAGTGATTCATCGCCGCGTACTGCAACAGCATGATGGTCTTGGCATCGCAGATTTCGCCTCGATGAAACGCTGCCAGTGCATCGTCGAAACGCCACTCCAGCACTTCAAGTTCTTCGGTTTCCTCTTCCAGGCCGCCGCCATCGCCGACCTTCGACTTCGCGTCATATTCGGCGACGAAGAAGTGCAGCTTCTCGGTCACTGAGCCCGGGCTCATGTATGCCTCGAACACCTTCTTCACGTCATGCACGCGGTAACCGGTTTCCTCCTCGGCCTCATCGCGAATGCGCTGCTCCGGTGCTGCGCCTTCCAGCAACCCGGCAGCGACCTCGATCAGCAAACCGTCGTGACCGTTGACGAACACCGGCAGACGGAACTGGCGAGTCAGTACCACTGTGCGTTTTTCGCGGTTGAACAACAGAATTGCCGCACCATTGCCACGGTCGTAGACCTCGCGGGTCTGGCGTTGCCATTCACCGTTGTTGCGCAGGTAGTCGAAGGTGATTTTCTTCAGCAGGTACCAGTCGTGGGACAACACCTGAGTGTCGACGATATTGATCCGCTCGGCGGTGTTGGGCATGACGCTTCATCCATTGTTGTCATCGGGAAGCCCCATGTTAGGCGAAAAAAAGCCCGGCAGCGCTACCGGGCTTTTTTATTCAATTACCGCTGGCGGGCCATGTCCGCAATCGCGACATCAGGCTCCGGCGAGGCCGCTCCTGCGCCGTTGATCAACGGTCCATAACGCCGACTGAACTCCCAGTTGTACGGCACACGATCCTTGCTGGTGCCGTTGTCCCAGTTCACCGACCACGTCATCAGGCCCTTGATCGGGTGCCCTTTGACCGCCAGGCGTTTCATCGCATTGCCGACCACGTTCTTGTCGATCACGTAACCGGTGGCAGCGGCGTCGACGTTGGCTGGCAGGCCGATGACGAACTTGTCCGCAGGGATTTTGGTGAATCCGCGAGTGCCGGTCACCAGACTTTCGGTCAGGTAATAGAGGAAGTCCTCTTTCAGCGCATCGTTGTTCTGCGCGATCCACGCACCGTTGCCGTTGTTGGCCTCCGGCACCCAGACACCGTCACCGCCCTGGTTGTAGAACTGCGGCGCGATGAAGTCGTAGTAGCCTTCCAGCGCCTGCAAGTAACCGACGTATTTGCCAGTGGTCGTCAGGTACGGAAACTCCGGGGCCATGCTGATGATGAAATGCTTGCCCTGGCCTGCGTAGTGATCCTTGACCAGTTTCAGCGCGGCCGGCAGGACGGTCTTGTTGGCAGCGAAATCAATCGCGCTCTGCTCAAGATCGATGTCCAGCCCGTCGAAGCCGTAGGTTTCCACCAGACGGATGATTTCGTTGGCCAGCGGTTGCTCCTGCCCGGCACGCAACTCGATGTGCGCATCGGCGCCGCCGAGGGAAATCAGCACGGCCCGGCCCTGGCTGTTGAGCACGCCGACCTGACGGCGAAACTCGGCATCGGAGACGTTGAACGGCTTGAAGGTCGGAATCCCGCTGCCCTTCATGAACGCCACCGCAACCACGTTGTAGTCCTTGGGCACGTTTTCCAGGGCGATGTTGGCGAACTGACCACGCTGATAGCCATCGCTCGGGCCGGCCGGCCAGTTGTGCCAGAAGCCCATGAGGATTTTCTTGCCGGCGATGCTCGGCATCAGCGAAGCCGCGTCGCTCGCCTGGTTTTGCAATAAGGTGAAGTCGATATTTGACATGTTCTAATCCTTCAGAACGTGTAGGTGGGTGTTACGGACTTATTTGAAGTCCACATCGAAGGCCTGATAGAAGGCGTTGCCGGTGTTGGCGACGATCCACATCAGGACAACAACGTGATGACCTTGCTTGTTGGCCGGAAGTTTCACCGCGTGATTGACCTTGGCCTTCAGCTCCGCCGCATGACTGTAGTACGGCACTTGCGGATAGAAGTCCTCGGCGAACGGTTTTGCTTCCAGTTGTGCACGGGTGATGCGTTGTTTCGGGTCCCAGCCATCCTTGGTGATCAGCCAGCGGTAACCGCGAGTGGTGTGCGGCGCGGTGTATTCCCATTTGACTTCAAGGGTCTGGCCAGGGGTGACGTTGAGCAGCGGCCAGGTGAACGGACGACCGAGTTTCTTGCTCATTTCCTCGTCGGTGAAGTTCACGCAATCGCGGGCATCGTCCTTGCCACCGCTGAGAATGTGACCGTCGGCCGGAGGCACGACACTCGGGTTATCCGACTCGAAAGGCGCCGGGAACGGGCCGGCCACCAGTGCCGGGAAGTTCTTGCCACCTTCCATCTCGTTGACCTGCCAGCCACCGAGCAGTCCTTGTTCGATGGCCACCGCACCGCGGCTTGCAGGGGAAATGACGCGACCGTGTCGCAGTTGGGTTTGAGCTTGTGGTTGGTTCATGTTTTTCACTCCGTTGATTTAAGAACTCTCCTTTCCGAGGAGAGGCCTTCAAGCTAACGGAGGGGGATTTTTTGTCCATCGGCGGTTTTGTCGCTGCCTGCGGCGGTGAAATGCGTAAAACACCGAAAATACTGGATATAAATACAGTACATTGCGACGACGCTCACCCAACGCATGGCAAAAAGCCTACACGGCGTCATTACAAAAACCTGCATTCACCGGCTCAGGGAAGCTGCGCCTTGAACTCCTTTTCATACTGCCCGGCGAGCTGTTCTTTCTGTTTGTCGTCGAGCAGCTTGCCAGCCATCTGGAAGAACTTCTGCTCCTCCTCCTTCAAGTGGTGATGGACCTTGTCCGAGAGCTTTTTCGCCGCGGCCAGCCAGGCCGGACTGGACATTTCGGTCTCGTCGAGCTCCTCCATCATTTCGTCCATTTCATGGTGTTCGGCGATGGCGTGGCGACTGAGATCGACGCCGTTGTCGAACTCCATCAACGGGATGTAGAAGTGGCGTTCTTCGGCCGTTTCGTGGGCCTGCAGTTCGGCTTTGAGTTGCTTGTAGGCTTCGACGCGTTCCGGGGTATCGCCGCTGGTCTTGATCAAGGTCTTGGCGTACCCACGCTGGCGATCGTGGCTCTCGCGAAGGGCTTCGAAAATGTTCATGGACTCTCCTCGATAAACGCATTCGGAATGAACGCCTTCAAGGGCTAGACCCCAACGCTGGAGCGACGGTTCCAACTGTTCGATGCCGGGATGGATCAATTGACCGAGGCGCGATAGGCTGCCGGTTCACTGCCATAAGGATGTTGCACATGAGTTTACGGATCGAGCTGTCGCAAGACTCTACAGAAGAAGAACGCCTGGCCATTCTGGCGCCGCTGCACGCCTACAACGTCGCTCAGGCCGGGATTGCCGTATCGGAGCCGCTTACGCTGCTGGTACGCGATGAACACGACACCATTCTGGGTGGACTCTATGGCCGGTTGGTCTGCCAGTGGCTGTTTGTCGATTTGCTGTCGGTGCCGGAGCAGGGTCGCCACCAGGGGATCGGGTCGAAACTGATGCGCATGGCCGAAGACCTGGCGCGTGAGAAGGGTTGCATCGGGGCCTGGCTCGACACCTTCGATTTTCAGGCGCCGGAATTCTACAAGAAGCTGGGATATAGCCAGTTTGGCGAGTTGTCGGATTACCCGCCGGGGCACAAACGCATGTTTTTCCAGAAGCGTCTGGACGTCTGAACCCCGCGGATCGCTAGGTGTTACAGACAGGTCGCCAACGCCGCCAGCCGGCGCTTGGCGACAAAGTCATCCTTCTGCGCGTAGTAGCTCAGCACCGTGCCGGACGCATTCGTGGTCACGTCGACAAACGACTCCGCCGAACGGGTGTAGACCGTCGAACCGCCCTTCTTGCCCGGTTGCAGATACGCCGCCGCATCGACGCCGAACACCGCTTCGTCCTGCCAGGCGAATTGCACGCACTGGGCCACGACTTTCTCGGGTTTGTCCGAGTTCAGGACTTTGTAAGGGGTTTGCGTGCGGGCGTCTTCCATCGCCGAACCCGCGCAACCGGCCAGCAGGGTTGCCGCCAGTGCCACCATCAGCATTCGCATTGCATTCGCTCATTCGGAAAAAAAACGGACTGTATCACCGCAACGCGCAAAATCGTTCTGCTTTACTGCATTTAGAGCGCGACACCCGCCGGCCGCTGCGGCACATTAAAGGTCATCAGCCCCACAAGGAAACCCCATGGCGCCTACCGACCAGCGACATGAACATGCCCTGAAACTGTTTCTCGATGCACACCCTGAAGTGCGCGAAGCCCTCGATCATCTCAACCCGTTGCTGGCCCAGGCCAAAGGCGAAACCCCGGCACAGTACCGCGAAGAACGCCTGCACGAAGCCTTCGAAGCCGAGGCCGAAAGCCAGGGCTTGTTTGCCTGGGAACTGACGCTGCAACTGACCGCTGCAACGCCCGAGGACTATCAGGCGCAACGCCTGGAAGTGCATCGGGAAGTGGCGGAGATGGCCGGGATGGAATGGTTGGAATATTGCGACCTTTATGGCATAGAACCCTGACCTCTACGCAAGGACATCCGCACCAATGCTGCCAACCCTCTCGACTCACCGCGCCAGCCCCGGCCACTTGCATATGCAGAAATGGCGCGGTCGCGTAGGGCTGGCCATGGTGGCCGCGCTCTCGGTCCTGGCGGGGATGACCGATGCCATCGGCTTCATGGCCAGTGGTGACTTCGTTTCATTCATGAGCGGGAACACCACACGGCTGGCGGTGGCGATCAGTGATGGCGATGTGAGTCTGACGCTGCGGCTGGTGATCCTGGTCGCGACGTTCATCCTCGGCAACGCCCTCGGCGTGGTGATCGGTCGCCTCGGCAGGCGCCGCGCACTGCCGTTGCTGCTGTGCATCGCGACACTGCTCTGCGGGGCCGCCGCCTGGCCGTCCGATGTGCAACTGCCGGCATTGCTGGCGGCAATCACCGCCATGGGCATGCTCAATGCCGCGGTGGAGGAAGTGAACGGTCTGGCGGTCGGACTGACCTATGTCACCGGTGCACTCTCGCGGTTCGGTCGCGGTCTGGGGCGCTGGATAATGGGCGAGCGGCGCAATGGCTGGCGCGTGCAACTGGTGCCGTGGAGCGGCATGTTCATCGGCGCCATCCTCGGTGCCGTGCTGGAGCATCACCTGGGGCTCAAAGCGCTGTACGCCAGCGGTTTGCTGGCTGCGTTGATCGGCCTGGTCTCGCTGAAAATCCCCCGGCGCTGGCAGTTGGGGTACATGCCGCGCTGAAGTCTGCGGCAACATCCACTTCGCCGCCCCGCCGAGAAAGCTTTATCATGGCCGCAGTTTTGCTGATCGAGTCCGTCATGAAGTTCGCCATTGCGTTGTTTTCCGCCGCCCATGCGCCCTCCTCGCGCCGCGCCCTGCTGTTTGCTCAGGCCGCGCTGGCCGGCGGGCATGAAATCGTCCGGCTGTTTTTCTATCAGGACGGTGTCTACATCGCGTCTGACGCCGTGGTCACGCCGCAGGACGAACTGGACCTGCCCAAACAGTGGCGAACGTTTATCACCGAACAAAACCTCGACGGTGTGGTGTGCATCGCCGCCGCTTTGCGCCGTGGCGTGTTGAATGCCGAGGAAGCCGGGCGTTATCAGCGTGAAGCCGTGGCGGTCAGCGCGCCGTGGGAATTGTCCGGCCTCGGCCAGTTGCATGACGCGGTTCAGGATGCCGACCGTCTGATCTGTTTCGGAGGCGCATGACATGGCCAAGTCCCTTCTGATTATCAGCCGTCAATCGCCGTGGTCCGGCCCCGGTGCCCGCGAAGCATTGGATATCGTGCTGGCCGGCGGTGCCTTCGATCTGCCGATCGGCCTGCTGTTTCTCGACGACGGTGTGTTGCAACTGGCCGCCGGGCAAAACGCCAAGGCCCTGCAACAGAAAGACCTGAGCGCCAACCTGCAAGCGTTGCCGATGTTCGGTGTGGAAGAGCTGTTCTACTGCGCCGACAGCGCCAGTGCTCGCGGCCTCGGCGATCGTTCGCTGGACGAGGCTCAGCCTTTGGCCGCCGATGAAATCACCGCCCTCATTGACCGTTACGACCAGGTGATCACCCTCTGATGTCGACTTTGCATGTGTTGTCCCATTCCCCGTTCGGCGACGAACGCCTGACCAGTTGCCTGCGCCTGCTCGGTTCTGCCGACGCGCTGTTGCTGTCTGGCGATGCTGCTTATGCGCTGCAACCCGGCACTGCGCCGTTCATTGCGCTGGAAACCCGTCGGGTGAAACTCTTCGTTCTGGCCGAAGACGCGCAAGCCCGCGCCGTGCAGGTTCCGGATTGGGCCGAATCCATCGATTACCCGGCCTTCGTCGAACTGTCGATCCACCACGACAAGGTCAATTCCTGGCTATGAATGCGCTGACCGTCGGCGCCCGCGCCATCGAACTGGACAAGGACGGCTTCCTGGTCGACCTGAACGACTGGTCGGCCGAAGTCGCCAGCGCCCTCGCCGCTGCCGAAGACATCGAACTGAGCGCCGAACACTGGGAAGTCCTCGAACTGCTGCGCAGCTTCTATGCCGAATTCCAGCTGTCCCCGGCCACCCGGCCGCTGATCAAATACACCGCGCTCAAGCTCGGCGCAGAGAAAGGCAACAGCCTGCACCTGAACCGACTGTTCAAAGGCACCCCTGCCAAACTCGCCGCGAAACTGGCGGGCCTGCCCAAACCGACGAATTGTCTATGACCGACTATCCAGCGCTGACCCTCGAAACGCCCGCCGAGCACCCGTTCGCCCAGTTCGTGCGCATCCTCGGCAAGGGCAAGCGCGGCGCCCGCGACCTGACCCGCGAGGAAGCCCGGGAAGCCATGGGTATGGTGCTCGACGAAGCCGTCGAAGAAACCCAGCTCGGCGCCTTCCTGATGCTGCTGCGGCACAAGGAAGAAAGCGCCGAGGAAATGGCCGGCTTCACCGAAGCCCTGCGTGAACGCTTGCAGGCGCCAGCACTGAAGGTCGATCTGGACTGGCCGACCTATGCCGGCAAGAAGCGTCACCTGCCGTGGTATCTGCTGGCAGCCAAGTGCCTGGCACAGAACGGCGTGCGCATCTTCATGCACGGCGGCGGCGCGCACACCGCCGGGCGCTTGTACTCCGAACAACTGCTCGGTGAACTGAACATCCCGCTGTGCCGCAACTGGCAACAGGTCGGCGCGGCGCTGGACAACGGTGGCCTGGCGTTCATGCCACTGTTGGACTGGGCACCGCAGCTGCAGCGAATGATCGATCTGCGCAATACCCTCGGCCTGCGTTCGCCTATTCATTCGCTGGCGCGGATCCTCAATCCGTTGGGCGCGCGTTGCGGCTTGCAGAGTATTTTCCACCCCGGCTATCAGGCTGTGCATCGCGATGCCAGTGGTCTGCTCGGCGATACGGCGATCGTGATCAAAGGTGACGGCGGCGAAATCGAGATCAACCCGGATGCCGACAGCCACCTGTACGGCACCACCGGCGGCGAGAGCTGGGACGAGGAATGGCCGCAGTTGTCGGCGCAACGCCACGTCAAACCGGCGTCGCTGGATGTCGAGCATCTGAAGGCCGTCTGGCGTGGCGACGTGGTCGACAGCTATCCGCAAATGGCCCTGATTTCGACCATGGCCCTGGCCCTGCGAGGCCTTGGCCAAAGCCGCGAACAAGCCTTCGAAACTGCCGAGCAATACTGGGCCGCACGGAACAAATCGATTTAACCGATCATTCACGCCCGATCTTTGCGCTTTTTGTTCGAACTCATCGGAATAGACTCGGCTCCAACGATTATTGGTTTGTGGAGTCTTGATCATGGGTTTACTCGTCGACGGCCGCTGGCAGGACAAGTGGTACGAAAGCAGCAAGGACGGCGCGTTCCAGCGTGAACAGGCGCAGCGTCGCAACTGGGTCACTCGCAACGGTGAGCCTGGCCCGAGCGGTGAAGGCGGTTTTGCCGCCGAGGCCGGGCGCTATCACCTCTACGTCTCCCTCGCCTGCCCTTGGGCGCATCGCACGCTGATCCTGCGCAAGCTCAAGGGCCTGGAAAGTCTGATCGATGTTTCGGTCGTCAGTTGGCTGATGCTGGAAAACGGCTGGACCTTCGACCAGAACCTCGGCTCGACCGGCGACAAACTCGACCACTTCGACTTCATGCACCAGCGCTACACCGCTGACACCGCCGACTACACCGGCCGCGTCACCGTACCGGTTCTGTGGGACAAAAAGCTCAAGCGCATCGTCAGCAACGAATCGGCGGAGATCATCCGCATGTTCAACAGCGCCTTCGACGACTTGACCGGCAACGATCTGGACTTCTATCCGGCGCCGTTGCGCGGTGAGATTGATGCGCTGAACGAGCGGATCTATCCCGCCGTGAACAACGGCGTGTATCGCGCCGGGTTTGCTACTTCGCAGAACGCCTATGAAGAGGCTTTCGATGATGTGTTTGCCGAACTGGATCATCTGGAGCAGGTGCTGGGCGCCAACCGTTATCTGACGGGTGAATACCTGACCGAGGCGGACGTGCGGTTGTTCACCACGCTGATTCGTTTCGACGCGGTGTATCACGGGCACTTCAAATGCAATCTGCGGCGGATCAGCGATTATCCGAACCTGTCGAACTGGCTGCGTGAGATGTGCCAGTGGCCGGGCGTTGCCGAGACCGTGGATTTCCAGCACATCAAGAACCACTACTACGGCAGCCACAAGACCATCAACCCGACCGGGGTGGTACCGAAGGGGCCGAAGCAGGATTTCAATGTGGCCCATGACCGGGACCGGTTGGGCGGGAAAGGGGTTTGGCGCCGAGGTTGAAAGCAGCATGATCGTTCCCACTCGATGGGAACGATCATTTCAGGCTCAGACCTGCGCCTGAGCGCCTTCGAACCACGCCAGTTTCTCGCGCAGTTGCACCACTTCACCGACGATCACCAGCGTCGGCGCATGGACTTCATGCTCCGCCACCAGACGCGGCAGGTCGGCCAGCGTGCCGGTGAAGACCCGCTGATTGACTGTGGTGCCCTGCTGGATCAACGCTGCCGGGGTATCGGCCGCACGACCATGCTTGATCAACTGCTCGCAGATGATCGGCAACCCCACCAGCCCCATGTAGAACACCAACGTCTGCGCCGGCGCGACAAGGTCGGCCCACGG from Pseudomonas allokribbensis encodes the following:
- the tusD gene encoding sulfurtransferase complex subunit TusD is translated as MKFAIALFSAAHAPSSRRALLFAQAALAGGHEIVRLFFYQDGVYIASDAVVTPQDELDLPKQWRTFITEQNLDGVVCIAAALRRGVLNAEEAGRYQREAVAVSAPWELSGLGQLHDAVQDADRLICFGGA
- the tusC gene encoding sulfurtransferase complex subunit TusC, which codes for MAKSLLIISRQSPWSGPGAREALDIVLAGGAFDLPIGLLFLDDGVLQLAAGQNAKALQQKDLSANLQALPMFGVEELFYCADSASARGLGDRSLDEAQPLAADEITALIDRYDQVITL
- the tusB gene encoding sulfurtransferase complex subunit TusB, translating into MSTLHVLSHSPFGDERLTSCLRLLGSADALLLSGDAAYALQPGTAPFIALETRRVKLFVLAEDAQARAVQVPDWAESIDYPAFVELSIHHDKVNSWL
- a CDS encoding TusE/DsrC/DsvC family sulfur relay protein, giving the protein MNALTVGARAIELDKDGFLVDLNDWSAEVASALAAAEDIELSAEHWEVLELLRSFYAEFQLSPATRPLIKYTALKLGAEKGNSLHLNRLFKGTPAKLAAKLAGLPKPTNCL
- a CDS encoding glycosyl transferase family protein, with amino-acid sequence MTDYPALTLETPAEHPFAQFVRILGKGKRGARDLTREEAREAMGMVLDEAVEETQLGAFLMLLRHKEESAEEMAGFTEALRERLQAPALKVDLDWPTYAGKKRHLPWYLLAAKCLAQNGVRIFMHGGGAHTAGRLYSEQLLGELNIPLCRNWQQVGAALDNGGLAFMPLLDWAPQLQRMIDLRNTLGLRSPIHSLARILNPLGARCGLQSIFHPGYQAVHRDASGLLGDTAIVIKGDGGEIEINPDADSHLYGTTGGESWDEEWPQLSAQRHVKPASLDVEHLKAVWRGDVVDSYPQMALISTMALALRGLGQSREQAFETAEQYWAARNKSI
- a CDS encoding glutathione S-transferase family protein, giving the protein MGLLVDGRWQDKWYESSKDGAFQREQAQRRNWVTRNGEPGPSGEGGFAAEAGRYHLYVSLACPWAHRTLILRKLKGLESLIDVSVVSWLMLENGWTFDQNLGSTGDKLDHFDFMHQRYTADTADYTGRVTVPVLWDKKLKRIVSNESAEIIRMFNSAFDDLTGNDLDFYPAPLRGEIDALNERIYPAVNNGVYRAGFATSQNAYEEAFDDVFAELDHLEQVLGANRYLTGEYLTEADVRLFTTLIRFDAVYHGHFKCNLRRISDYPNLSNWLREMCQWPGVAETVDFQHIKNHYYGSHKTINPTGVVPKGPKQDFNVAHDRDRLGGKGVWRRG